A stretch of Planococcus citri chromosome 5, ihPlaCitr1.1, whole genome shotgun sequence DNA encodes these proteins:
- the beta-PheRS gene encoding phenylalanine--tRNA ligase beta subunit, with amino-acid sequence MPTLNINKQQLFKALGHTYSDDEFRDLCFDFGLELDEIVSEKVPSKNPSSKQEVEEIIYKIDIPANRYDLLCIEGLSKALLIFQKKLIAPEYKRILKENDCITVHNNSKNTQQIRPFIVAAVLRNVTLNQEGYDSFIDFQDKLHHNICRKRTLVAIGTHDLDTIKPPIYYDAKPPSEIKFRALNQKNEHSAVELMDIYANHAQLKQYVPIIKDSPVYPVVLDSEGVVLSLPPIINGDHSKISVDTKNIFIECTATDLTKAIIVLDTLVCAFSTYCKEPFTVEGCKVTSTRGTEWFPHLKYRKETLSVKKINGYLGVKSTESEIVEMLNKMSLNAQSAEGQSVEVRVPPSRHDIIHPCDIIEDVAISIGYNNIPKVVPSTSTVSNQFSLNKLTEQLRYHVAFNGFSEALTFSLCSRNDISSKLRKDLDQIPAVHVSNPKTLEFQVARTTLIPGLLKTVSSNKQLPLPIRVFEISDVVFKIKSGVGARNERHLCAVYYSKTSGFEIIHGLLDKIMQYLEVPRDAEKGYTIRSAEDSTFFPERCADILYKGEKIGVMGILHPEVVTEFVLALPCSCLEFNIEPFV; translated from the exons ATGCCAACTTTAAACATCAACAAACAGCAGTTATTCAAAGCTCTGGGTCACACTTACT CTGACGACGAATTCCGTGATCTATGCTTCGATTTTGGCTTAGAATTGGACGAAATT GTATCGGAGAAAGTCCCTTCGAAAAATCCATCCTCAAAACAAgaagttgaagaaattatttataaaattgatatcCCTGCCAACAGATATGATTTACTGTGCATAGAAGGTTTGAGTAAAGccttattaatttttcaaaaaaa gttgaTTGCTCCAGAATATAAacgtattttgaaagaaaatgattGCATTACGGTTCACAACAATTCTAAAAAT acgCAGCAAATCAGACCATTCATTGTAGCCGCTGTTTTAAGAAATGTAACCCTAAACCAAGAAGGTTATGACAGTTTCATTGATTTTCAAGACAAATTGCATCATAATATCTGCCGTAAAAGAACGCTTGTGGCTATTGGTACTCATGACTTGGATACCATTAAACCTCCCATTTATTACGATGCTAAACCTCCGAGTGAGATTAAATTTCGAGCTCttaatcagaaaaatgaacactCAGCTGTTGAGCTTATGGACATCTACgcg aatcacgCTCAATTGAAACAATATGTGCCTATTATAAAAGATAGTCCGGTGTATCCTGTAGTGTTAGATAGTGAAGGTGTCGTCCTATCTTTACCACCTATCATCAATGGAGATCACTCTAAAATTTCCGTCGAtacgaaaaatatatttattgaATGTACAGCTACTGATCTGACCAAA GCTATCATCGTATTGGATACGTTAGTCTGTGCATTTAGCACATATTGCAAAGAACCGTTCACCGTAGAAGGCTGTAAAGTGACGTCGACCAGAGGAACAGAATGGTTTCCTCATTTAAAATACCGTAAAGAAACGCTTAGCGTGAAGAAAATCAATGGTTATCTCGGTGTCAA aaGTACAGAATCTGAGATTGtcgaaatgttgaataaaatgtCTTTAAATGCTCAATCGGCCGAAGGTCAAAGTGTTGAAGTTAGAGTACCTCCTTCTAGACATGATATTATCCATCCGTGTGATATTATAGAGGACGTAGCTATTAGCATTGGATACAATAATATCCCTAAAGTTGTACCGTCTACCAGCACCGTTTCTAATCAG TTTTCTTTGAATAAACTCACTGAGCAGTTGAGATATCATGTCGCCTTCAATGGGTTTTCGGAAGCTTTGACATTTTCTttg TGTTCCAGAAACGATATCAGTTCCAAGCTAAGAAAAGATCTCGATCAAATACCAGCGGTACACGTGAGTAATCCTAAAACGCTGGAATTCCAAGTTGCCAGAACAACGCTAATACCTGGATTATTGAAAACCGTATCATCTAATAAACAATTACCCTTACCTATCAGAGTATTCGAAATATCAGACGtggtatttaaaataaaatcag gtgTCGGAGCTCGTAATGAAAGACATCTCTGCGCAGTGTATTACAGTAAAACCTCTGGATTTGAAATCATTCACGGATTACTAGATAAAATCATGCAATATTTAGAAGTTCCTAGAGATGCAGAAAAAGGCTACACTATCAGAAGCGCCGAAG ATTCAACCTTTTTCCCAGAAAGGTGCGCCGATATTTTGTACAAGGGTGAGAAAATCGGAGTGATGGGTATTTTACACCCAGAAGTCGTAACAGAATTTGTTTTAGCGTTACCTTGTTCCTGTTTGGAATTCAATATTGAACCTTTTGTTTAA
- the bai gene encoding transmembrane emp24 domain-containing protein bai, producing the protein MYLNRFTAAIAFCIISYLLCYVECIMFHLPPNSQKCLREELRENVLITGEYDVSEAPGQRVDYVVTDSKGHIFSQKDEVNRGKFSFVSETYDTFEICFISRVPHQQRTIFHEVSLNVKTGVEAKSYEGLNEAAKLKPMEIELKRLEDLSESVVQDFADMKKREEEMRDTNESTTNRVFYLSIFSIFILLALPTWQILYLRKYFKSKKLIE; encoded by the exons ATGTATCTGAACAGATTCACTGCTGCTATAGCATTTTGTATTATTTCTTACTTATTATGTTACGTCGAATGTATTATGTTTCATTTACCAcctaattctcaaaaatgtctTCGAGAAGAATTAAGAGAAAATGTCCTCATCACTGGAGAATATGACGTGTCAGAAGCTCCTGGTCAAAGGGTCGACTATGTG GTTACCGATTCGAAAGGACACATATTTTCACAGAAAGATGAAGTAAACAGAgggaaattttcattcgttaGTGAAACTTATGACACCTTTGAAATTTGCTTCATCTCCAGGGTACCGCATC AACAAAGGACCATCTTCCATGAAGTATCTTTGAATGTGAAAACCGGAGTTGAGGCTAAGAGTTACGAAGGC TTGAATGAAGCTGCTAAACTCAAGCCAATGGAAATAGAGCTGAAACGTTTGGAAGATTTATCTGAATCTGTGGTCCAAGATTTTGCTGatatgaaaaaaagagaagaagaaaTGCGAGATACTAATG AATCCACTACAAACAGGGTGTTCTACTTGAGTATATTCagtatatttattttattggcATTACCAACATGGCAGATATTATACCTTCGGAAGTATTTCAAGTCTAAAAAACTAATTGAATAA
- the NiPp1 gene encoding nuclear inhibitor of protein phosphatase 1 produces MANHYDIPSWAGKPPTGLHLDVLKGDRLVQKLMLDQKKCYLFGRNQEMCDFAIDHQSCSRVHAAFVYHKFLEKGFLVDLGSTHGTFIGKMKIEAQKPTILPVDSHFHFGHSTRVYVLRARPQMPNLPIMEEFENDDDNDDNVNLENELALDNITEYNTAQNRRITLIGISDRDFPRSELKRKKHSVTFNEEDEVINPEDIDPTIGRFRNLVHSTVIPTKRQRLHIEDNDNDYQQKFKENTGKGAQFPSNYHHDLYYDIPGLHFNEDEEGSHSNKADSSYSTSIVAKLGLPLPNPAPDVDLMDNFKVAPENPLTTKADLLPKKKKYAKEAWPGKKPSTSSMLV; encoded by the coding sequence ATGGCAAACCACTACGACATTCCCAGCTGGGCTGGAAAACCCCCTACTGGTCTTCATTTAGATGTACTGAAAGGTGACAGACTTGTGCAGAAATTGATGcttgatcagaaaaaatgttatttatttGGAAGAAATCAAGAAATGTGTGATTTTGCCATCGACCATCAATCATGCTCGCGCGTTCATGCAGCGTTTGTATAccataaatttttagaaaaaggaTTTCTCGTCGATCTCGGCAGTACTCACGGAACGTTCatcggaaaaatgaaaatcgaagcTCAAAAACCGACCATATTACCTGTAGATAGTCATTTTCATTTCGGTCACTCTACTCGTGTATATGTTCTTCGTGCCAGACCTCAAATGCCTAATCTACCTATTATGGAAGAATTTGAAAACGACGATGATAACGACGACAATGttaatttagaaaatgaatTGGCCTTAGATAACATCACTGAATATAATACCGCTCAAAACCGTCGTATTACGTTGATCGGAATTTCGGATAGAGATTTTCCGCGATCCGAATTAAAGCGTAAAAAACACTCTGTAACTTTCAACGAAGAAGATGAGGTCATAAATCCGGAAGATATTGATCCTACCATTGGTAGATTCCGTAATTTAGTTCATTCTACAGTGATTCCTACAAAAAGGCAGCGGCTGCATATCGAAGATAACGATAATGATTATCAACAAAAGTTCAAAGAGAACACAGGCAAAGGTGCTCAGTTTCCTTCAAATTATCACCACGATCTGTATTACGATATACCAGGATTGCATTTTAACGAAGATGAAGAAGGCAGTCACTCAAATAAAGCTGATTCTTCATATTCTACCTCAATCGTTGCCAAATTAGGGCTTCCTCTTCCAAATCCAGCACCGGATGTCGATTTGATGGATAATTTCAAAGTGGCACCGGAAAATCCATTAACTACTAAAGCTGATTTGCTACCTAAAAAGAAGAAGTATGCTAAAGAAGCATGGCCAGGCAAAAAACCATCTACTTCTTCGATGCTAGTTTGA
- the LOC135846606 gene encoding RNA transcription, translation and transport factor protein: MFKRKLCALEYVNAESFNISDEKQFRSLILWLEDQKIRHYKIEDREGLRLINSPDWDKNYKKFLADVGCPFLNTKRNDQLEWLICYAVNLEYSDNVDKYSKVTSSEIQKKKTDAPKMISSNPLDNLDFESEEFKKGVNSLALMLNVTCHPDHLITLQAISKVICEKLNSEALKNPDLVIPKGKPFPFEQADLGFNAGDKSLIDAGKILRLIFIQDLRRLQTEINECIVEVQKVTADPKTDTKLGKVGF, from the exons atgttcaaaagaaaGTTATGTGCTCTTGAATACGTCAATGCGGAATCGTTCAACATCAGTG ATGAGAAGCAGTTTAGATCCTTAATTTTATGGCTGGAAGACCAGAAAATTAGACATTACAAGATTGAAGATAGAGAAGGATTACGTTTAATAAATTCTCCAGATTGGGATAAGaattacaagaaatttttgGCGGATGTTGGTTGTCCATTTCTAAATACTAAACGTAATGACCAGTTGGAATGGTTGATATGCTACGCAGTGAATTTGGAGTATTCTGATAATG TTGATAAGTACAGTAAAGTTACTTCATCCGAAATACAGAAGAAAAAGACTGACGCGCCGAAAATGATTTCATCCAATCCATTAGATAATTTAGATT ttgaaagcGAGGAGTTCAAGAAAGGAGTCAATTCGTTGGCTTTAATGTTGAATGTGACCTGTCATCCCGATCATTTAATCACGTTGCAAGCAATCAGTAAAGTGATCTGTGAAAAACTGAACAGTGAAGCGTTGAAGAATCCCGATCTTGTGATTCCAAAA GGGAAACCGTTTCCATTTGAGCAAGCCGATTTAGGATTTAATGCCGGAGACAAAAGTTTAATCGACGCCGGCAAAATTCTCaggttgatttttattcaagacTTGAGACGGTTGCAAACTGAAATAAACGAATGTATCGTCGAAGTTCAAAAAGTTACAGCAGATCCGAAAACTGATACCAAATTAGGCAAAGTAGGCTTTTAA
- the DNApol-alpha73 gene encoding DNA polymerase alpha subunit B isoform X1 translates to MVERDDVIENFSDMGIDLPEDVVDKCMELCRLYKIDGSDLFEIWTSFSATNHEDNVPTIELLSMMEKKGFFKSTTSSKDKSSEQKSIVILDDDMDLLNVEDTIPSSPTLNLSNTAEQVKLKDSRPSVPPPGPVASFSDGNPTKEYTSRKNSGHVVCNYGNHVDTLSWSTSEKYAPEVEFSEEFNPVNPKVRYMFSTILDKIQTYKKQGDDLCKDIIDNNDLKPPIETHHITMETATFAGRILCDGRGKLNPSSLLLECCLFNIREEKVKLEVNEAPEYSLFPGQVIVVEGKNPDGKRIIAEKIYADAKPDIYPDFDPSKNLQESLQVVIACGPFMLANGSYQPFLDLKKYVVKNLPHVLIIIGPLVDAQNPNILQFGNNMKFIDCFESLLKTLMDDLEGTHTKVVYTSSWRESNLHIVYPTPHPLHVSFKSKNLSNLKLVPDPSILDISGFTIGVTASDILLHLSPEELCHPNTPQNVPRLCRIASHLLKQKSFYPLKPSHDEMSIDARLSTEHAYIPLKPHVLVLPSNLKSFVNVADDCVIINPERVAKGEYGGSFARLQVRKATDGEKWSPATHISAQVIKV, encoded by the exons ATGGTTGAACGAGACGATGTTATTGAGAACTTCAGTGACATGGGTATCGATTTACCGGAAGATGTCGTGGATAAAT GTATGGAATTATGCAGATTGTATAAAATCGATGGAAGTGATCTGTTCGAAATATGGACATCTTTCTCAGCCACGAATCATGAAGATAACGTACCTACTATCGAATTATTGAGTATGATGGAAAAGAAAGGGTTTTTCAAAAGCACTACATCAAGCAAAGATAAAAGTTCTGAACAAAAGAGTATTGTAATACTCGATGACGATATGGATTTGCTCAACGTTGAAGA TACTATACCTTCGTCTCCAACTTTAAATCTTTCAAATACTGCTGAACAG GTTAAACTTAAAGATTCAAGACCAAGTGTTCCTCCTCCAGGTCCCGTTGCGTCGTTTTCGga CGGTAATCCTACCAAAGAATATACATCTCGAAAGAATTCCGGTCATGTTGTTTGTAATTATGGAAACCATGTCGATACATTGTCTTGGAGCACTTCGGAAAAGTACGCGCCTGAAGTTGAATTTAGCGAAGAATTTAACCCGGTGAATCCAAAAGTCCGTTACATGTTTAGTACGATTCTCGATAAAATCCAAACCTATAAAAAACAAGGAGATGATTTGTGTAAAGATATCATCGACAACAACGATCTGAAACCTCCAATAGAAACGCATCATATTACAATG GAAACGGCAACATTTGCGGGTAGAATTTTATGCGACGGTCGTGGTAAGCTTAATCCGAGTTCTTTATTGTTGGAATGTTGCTTATTCAACATACGTgaagaaaaagtgaaactaGAAGTAAACGAGGCGCCGGAATATAGTTTATTTCCCGGTCAAGTTATCGTAGTCGAAGGCAAAAATCCCGATGGTAAAAGAATCATCGCCGAGAAAATATACGCCGATGCTAAGCCGGATATTTATCCGGATTTCGATCCTAGCAAAAATTTACAAG AATCTTTACAAGTTGTTATCGCTTGTGGTCCTTTTATGCTTGCGAATGGATCGTATCAAccatttttggacttgaaaaaatacgtcGTTAAAAACCTACCTCATGTATTGATTATAATTGGACCTCTTGTCGATGCCCAGAACCCTAATATATTGCAGTTTGGTAATAATATGAAATTCATCGATTGTTTTGAATCACTCCTTAAAACTTTGATGGATGATCTTGAAGG GACGCATACCAAAGTAGTGTATACGAGTAGCTGGAGAGAAAGCAATTTGCATATAGTTTATCCTACGCCACATCCGCTTCATGTATCGTTCAAAAGTAAGAATTTGAGTAACTTGAAATTGGTACCGGACCCGAGTATTTTAGACATATCTGGATTCACTATTGGAGTTACAGCGTCTGATATTTTACTACATCTGAGTCCAGAAGAATTATGCCA cCCAAATACTCCTCAAAATGTGCCTCGTTTGTGTCGGATCGCTTCTCATTTACTGAAACAAAAGAGCTTCTATCCATTGAAACCATCTCACGATGAGATGTCCATCGATGCCAGATTATCAACCGAACACGCCTATATACCGTTGAAACCGCACGTTCTCGTTTTACCATCAAATCTTAAAAGTTTTGTCAAT GTGGCAGATGATTGTGTGATAATCAACCCTGAACGAGTCGCTAAAGGTGAATATGGCGGATCATTTGCTAGACTTCAAGTCAGAAAAGCTACAGATGGTGAGAAATGGTCGCCAGCTACTCATATTTCGGCGCAAGTTATTAaagtataa
- the DNApol-alpha73 gene encoding DNA polymerase alpha subunit B isoform X2, protein MRWTRFELEHFFKLNPLTGNLTVNFISNGKQKRACDELYLEQQVKLKDSRPSVPPPGPVASFSDGNPTKEYTSRKNSGHVVCNYGNHVDTLSWSTSEKYAPEVEFSEEFNPVNPKVRYMFSTILDKIQTYKKQGDDLCKDIIDNNDLKPPIETHHITMETATFAGRILCDGRGKLNPSSLLLECCLFNIREEKVKLEVNEAPEYSLFPGQVIVVEGKNPDGKRIIAEKIYADAKPDIYPDFDPSKNLQESLQVVIACGPFMLANGSYQPFLDLKKYVVKNLPHVLIIIGPLVDAQNPNILQFGNNMKFIDCFESLLKTLMDDLEGTHTKVVYTSSWRESNLHIVYPTPHPLHVSFKSKNLSNLKLVPDPSILDISGFTIGVTASDILLHLSPEELCHPNTPQNVPRLCRIASHLLKQKSFYPLKPSHDEMSIDARLSTEHAYIPLKPHVLVLPSNLKSFVNVADDCVIINPERVAKGEYGGSFARLQVRKATDGEKWSPATHISAQVIKV, encoded by the exons atgAGATGGACGCGGTTCgaacttgaacattttttcaagcttAATCCGCTTACCGGTAATCTTACCGTAAATTTTATTAGTAACGGAAAACAGAAACGCGCATGTGATGAATTATACTTGGAGCAACAG GTTAAACTTAAAGATTCAAGACCAAGTGTTCCTCCTCCAGGTCCCGTTGCGTCGTTTTCGga CGGTAATCCTACCAAAGAATATACATCTCGAAAGAATTCCGGTCATGTTGTTTGTAATTATGGAAACCATGTCGATACATTGTCTTGGAGCACTTCGGAAAAGTACGCGCCTGAAGTTGAATTTAGCGAAGAATTTAACCCGGTGAATCCAAAAGTCCGTTACATGTTTAGTACGATTCTCGATAAAATCCAAACCTATAAAAAACAAGGAGATGATTTGTGTAAAGATATCATCGACAACAACGATCTGAAACCTCCAATAGAAACGCATCATATTACAATG GAAACGGCAACATTTGCGGGTAGAATTTTATGCGACGGTCGTGGTAAGCTTAATCCGAGTTCTTTATTGTTGGAATGTTGCTTATTCAACATACGTgaagaaaaagtgaaactaGAAGTAAACGAGGCGCCGGAATATAGTTTATTTCCCGGTCAAGTTATCGTAGTCGAAGGCAAAAATCCCGATGGTAAAAGAATCATCGCCGAGAAAATATACGCCGATGCTAAGCCGGATATTTATCCGGATTTCGATCCTAGCAAAAATTTACAAG AATCTTTACAAGTTGTTATCGCTTGTGGTCCTTTTATGCTTGCGAATGGATCGTATCAAccatttttggacttgaaaaaatacgtcGTTAAAAACCTACCTCATGTATTGATTATAATTGGACCTCTTGTCGATGCCCAGAACCCTAATATATTGCAGTTTGGTAATAATATGAAATTCATCGATTGTTTTGAATCACTCCTTAAAACTTTGATGGATGATCTTGAAGG GACGCATACCAAAGTAGTGTATACGAGTAGCTGGAGAGAAAGCAATTTGCATATAGTTTATCCTACGCCACATCCGCTTCATGTATCGTTCAAAAGTAAGAATTTGAGTAACTTGAAATTGGTACCGGACCCGAGTATTTTAGACATATCTGGATTCACTATTGGAGTTACAGCGTCTGATATTTTACTACATCTGAGTCCAGAAGAATTATGCCA cCCAAATACTCCTCAAAATGTGCCTCGTTTGTGTCGGATCGCTTCTCATTTACTGAAACAAAAGAGCTTCTATCCATTGAAACCATCTCACGATGAGATGTCCATCGATGCCAGATTATCAACCGAACACGCCTATATACCGTTGAAACCGCACGTTCTCGTTTTACCATCAAATCTTAAAAGTTTTGTCAAT GTGGCAGATGATTGTGTGATAATCAACCCTGAACGAGTCGCTAAAGGTGAATATGGCGGATCATTTGCTAGACTTCAAGTCAGAAAAGCTACAGATGGTGAGAAATGGTCGCCAGCTACTCATATTTCGGCGCAAGTTATTAaagtataa
- the DNApol-alpha73 gene encoding DNA polymerase alpha subunit B isoform X3, whose product MNVKLKDSRPSVPPPGPVASFSDGNPTKEYTSRKNSGHVVCNYGNHVDTLSWSTSEKYAPEVEFSEEFNPVNPKVRYMFSTILDKIQTYKKQGDDLCKDIIDNNDLKPPIETHHITMETATFAGRILCDGRGKLNPSSLLLECCLFNIREEKVKLEVNEAPEYSLFPGQVIVVEGKNPDGKRIIAEKIYADAKPDIYPDFDPSKNLQESLQVVIACGPFMLANGSYQPFLDLKKYVVKNLPHVLIIIGPLVDAQNPNILQFGNNMKFIDCFESLLKTLMDDLEGTHTKVVYTSSWRESNLHIVYPTPHPLHVSFKSKNLSNLKLVPDPSILDISGFTIGVTASDILLHLSPEELCHPNTPQNVPRLCRIASHLLKQKSFYPLKPSHDEMSIDARLSTEHAYIPLKPHVLVLPSNLKSFVNVADDCVIINPERVAKGEYGGSFARLQVRKATDGEKWSPATHISAQVIKV is encoded by the exons ATGAAT GTTAAACTTAAAGATTCAAGACCAAGTGTTCCTCCTCCAGGTCCCGTTGCGTCGTTTTCGga CGGTAATCCTACCAAAGAATATACATCTCGAAAGAATTCCGGTCATGTTGTTTGTAATTATGGAAACCATGTCGATACATTGTCTTGGAGCACTTCGGAAAAGTACGCGCCTGAAGTTGAATTTAGCGAAGAATTTAACCCGGTGAATCCAAAAGTCCGTTACATGTTTAGTACGATTCTCGATAAAATCCAAACCTATAAAAAACAAGGAGATGATTTGTGTAAAGATATCATCGACAACAACGATCTGAAACCTCCAATAGAAACGCATCATATTACAATG GAAACGGCAACATTTGCGGGTAGAATTTTATGCGACGGTCGTGGTAAGCTTAATCCGAGTTCTTTATTGTTGGAATGTTGCTTATTCAACATACGTgaagaaaaagtgaaactaGAAGTAAACGAGGCGCCGGAATATAGTTTATTTCCCGGTCAAGTTATCGTAGTCGAAGGCAAAAATCCCGATGGTAAAAGAATCATCGCCGAGAAAATATACGCCGATGCTAAGCCGGATATTTATCCGGATTTCGATCCTAGCAAAAATTTACAAG AATCTTTACAAGTTGTTATCGCTTGTGGTCCTTTTATGCTTGCGAATGGATCGTATCAAccatttttggacttgaaaaaatacgtcGTTAAAAACCTACCTCATGTATTGATTATAATTGGACCTCTTGTCGATGCCCAGAACCCTAATATATTGCAGTTTGGTAATAATATGAAATTCATCGATTGTTTTGAATCACTCCTTAAAACTTTGATGGATGATCTTGAAGG GACGCATACCAAAGTAGTGTATACGAGTAGCTGGAGAGAAAGCAATTTGCATATAGTTTATCCTACGCCACATCCGCTTCATGTATCGTTCAAAAGTAAGAATTTGAGTAACTTGAAATTGGTACCGGACCCGAGTATTTTAGACATATCTGGATTCACTATTGGAGTTACAGCGTCTGATATTTTACTACATCTGAGTCCAGAAGAATTATGCCA cCCAAATACTCCTCAAAATGTGCCTCGTTTGTGTCGGATCGCTTCTCATTTACTGAAACAAAAGAGCTTCTATCCATTGAAACCATCTCACGATGAGATGTCCATCGATGCCAGATTATCAACCGAACACGCCTATATACCGTTGAAACCGCACGTTCTCGTTTTACCATCAAATCTTAAAAGTTTTGTCAAT GTGGCAGATGATTGTGTGATAATCAACCCTGAACGAGTCGCTAAAGGTGAATATGGCGGATCATTTGCTAGACTTCAAGTCAGAAAAGCTACAGATGGTGAGAAATGGTCGCCAGCTACTCATATTTCGGCGCAAGTTATTAaagtataa